The nucleotide sequence GATTCTCCTCAAGCTGAACAGACTGATTACATTCACTTGGAAACCAGCTTCATGCTGTCCTCTTTATCTCTAGATGTGTTAGGCATCTTAGCAAACTGGCGTGATCAAGAGTATCGAAGGGTTGCTGACTAGTCTTAAAGAGAGGCGAGCTGCCTAACTTCCAGGTCTTTCTCTAAAACCAGACTGCCTGGAAGCCACCACTTTaattttcttcaaaaaaaaacaaaacaacaaaaacctcTCAATACTGCTCTCAATAATTTTCCCCCAGGTTCagaatattagaacataagaacataagaaaatgccatactgggtcagaccaagggtccatcaagcccagcatcctgtttccaacagtctaTAGTCATGCAGGAAGAGAGGTTTTCTTTAGCAGTGGCCAGACTGTTACTCGTTGTAGAGCCCATGCTAACTTGCCTTCAAGTGGGGTTGAATTTTCAATTAATTTGAATCATTCGTTCAATAGAGATCACACTGATTGAATCAACCAAGGAAGGGCATGGATCCCCAGTACAAACTGTATGCTCAGTCTTCCCTGAagcatatcccccctcccccctctcactgtACTTGGCCATTTCAGCAATAAACCGCAGCCACAAACCACGTGCCAGGGCTCCATCTGGGCCCTTGTAATCCTGGTCCCTAAGCCTGACCACGAAGTGTCGCCCTTCAGCAGTAGCAGGTGCTTTCTCCCTCGCAAGGGCTGTGAGTAACAGTTAAGCTCCTGCTTCCTGGCACTTGTCCCTGGGACTCTGCAGGGAGTCGGGGATCAGCTGCTTGCTCTTTCATACTGAAATGCTCTGGTTGACAACCCTGTTCCCTCTAAAGTGTTTTTCCCATGCTGGGAAAACCCTGACCATTGTCACTGTGAGTCTCCCTCACGTCAAGTAATgcctgtctattttttttttaatccagaaaTTGATGAGCTCAAGAGAAAACACGAAGAGGCATATCCTGAGGAACCTGCTAAACTTCTGGAAGTGACTAAAACTGCattggaggaagagaggggagagagcgaCTGGGGAGAAAGCAGCTGGGATCAGTGCAAACCAGAGGAGAGGCCGAGAACTCCTGCAGGAGACTCCACTGAGAACGTGACTCCCTGTGAGCAGAGTGCCAGCGACGTCCCTCACACTACGGAGCGTGAGAGAGACCAGACACTAGGAGAGCAGTATATATGTAACCAATGTGGAAAATGCTACATGGATCAGAGAACGCCACAATTGCACCAGAGACTGAGTATAGGGCAGAAATCCTGTACAGAATGCCAGAAGAGCTACAGTCAGGTGAAGCATCTCACAGCACAGCAGAAACTCCATGCCAGCCAAGAGAGAGCATTCCTGGGACCGAAATACGGGAAACGTTTCCTTCAGAAACGAAATCTGGTAACACATCCAAGAGAGAAGCTCTTTGTATGTGCTGAATGTGGGAAAGGTTTCAGCGATAAAGCGTACCTTTCCAAACACCAGAAAACCCACACCGGAGAGAAGCCCTTTCTGTGCAAGGAATGCGGGAAGAGGTTCCTCCAGAAGCGGGACCTGCTCATTCACGAGAGGTCCCACACGGGGGAGAGGCCCTTTCCCTGCAACGAATGTGGGAAAAggttcctccagaagggcgtgcTCATaacccatcagagaatccacacggGAGAGAAACCTTTTACCTGCAACGAATGCGGGAAAAGGTTCCATCAGAAGGGAGGCCTGGTGATACATCAGCGATCCCACACGGGAGAGCGGCCCTTCCCCTGCAACGAATGTGGGAAGAGGTTCCTTCGGAAAGAGAGCTTAGTCATTCATCAGAGAACCCACACGGGGGAGAGGCCCTATCCGTGCCATAAATGTGGGAAGCAGTTCCACCGGAAGGAGAGCCTTATAACCCATCAGACgtcccacacaggagagaggCCCTTTGGGTGCAATGAATGCGGGAAAAGCTTCAGTCTGAAGGGATATCTCATACAGCACCTGAGGATGCACACTGGGGAGCGGCCCTTTTCTTGCGCTGAATGCGGGAAGAGTTTTCGATATACGGCCAACCTCAAAATGCATCAGATCACGCATACCGGGGAGAAACAGTTTCCGTGTGCAGAATGTGGGAAGAGATTCATCAACAAAATTAAACTCGTGATCCATCAGAGGActcacactggagagaaaccctTTCCTTGCAAAGAGTGCGGGAAGAGTTTCAGCATGAAGGAGTATCTCACGCAGCACCTGCGGCTGCACACTGGCGAGAGGCCCTTTCCTTGTCACGAATGCGGGAAAAGCTTCAGTGAGAAGCGCAACCTACTGCATCACCTGAGAATGCACACCGGAGAGAGGCCCTTCCCGTGCGGTGAGTGCGGGAAGAGCTTTGGCGATAAAAGAATGCTAACAAAGCACCAGAAAACGCACACAAGAGAGAGGCCGCATTCGTGTTCTGAATGCAAGAGGAACTTCATTCAGAAGCGAGATCTAGTAATCCATCAGAGAACCCACACCGGCGAGAGGCCTTTTTCGTGCACAGACTGTGAGAAGAGGTTCAGTCAAAAGAAAAGCCTGATAGAGCACGTGAGGGTGCATGCTGGCGTGAGACCCTTTTCCTGCACTGAATGCGGCAAAAGCTACAGTCACAAAAAAAGTTTTGTCGTGCATAAGAAATCTCACACTGGCGAGAGGCCCTATCCCTGCAATGAATGCGGAAAAAGGTTCCTTCAAAAAGGAGGCCTAGTCATGCATCAAAGAATCCATACAGGGGAGAGGCCATTTCTGTGTACCCAGTGTGGGAAGAGCTTCATTTTGAAGCGAGACCTGGAAATGCACCAAAGAACCCACACAGGGGAGAGGCCGTTTGCCTGCACTGACTGTGGGAAAAGCTTTACACGTAAAGGAAGTCTCCGGACGCACCAGAGAATCCAttgcacaaaacaaacccatttggaagCTTTTCCCCAAGAGAGAGCACAACAGAGTGGTGTGGTTCTCCCACTGGAAACTGTGCAAGCACTATAACATTGTGGTACCAGATGAGCACTGCGATCCCGGCCCTAGCAGAACTGCAGCAAATGAAGAAGCCATAATCGTGTGGGACGTTCCCATTCCAGCCAACAAAAAGCTCAATGCTAGAAAACCGGACCTTGGGATAAAGAAGACAAATACAAAAATGACCTTAGTAATAAGTGTCCTGTATTTTGTATTATGTGTGGAGAAAGAGAAGACCATCAGATACCAAGAAAATGTGACAGAATATGCAGAAATAGTCCCTAATTACGTTAGGTGCCACCAGCTTTATTAAAAAGACCTTTCAAGGCTATGCATTACACCCTAGGAATTGCAGAAGGAAGCTCTCCGTCACAGTGCAAGAACTGagaagagcattagcagtaaatttgagagactgagattgtACCCAGCATATCCTGGTTTAAGAGCAAGGGCAGTCCTTGtcatggtatttttaaaacaaacttaTTTGGAGACACATCTCaagagagagaataaaataaaagctttagAGAGACCCTGAAGCACTTCTGCAAGGACCCAGAGAAGAGTGTAAGTGCAAATGAAACCCCAGTCCTCCAGAAAAGATCTGGAGGACAATATATGAAGATCCTGTAGAAGCCGAATGGAGACCCAGCATATAAGAGACTATAGAAAGGTTAAACATCAAAATTATGGCTAGAAGTAACAATAGAAGAGCTGAAATCCAGGTTAAGAAGAGCCTGATACGTTACACAATTTTTTACTTAAATATCTAAACTCCTTTTACTCATATCTGgtaaactgcaaaaaaaaccccaattccTCAGATAGGTCTGCATTGTGGTATTGATTCTGGCTATCAAGTCTTCTGCTCCTGGAGCCTGTCTCCTACCCTTCCAGACAGAAGCAAGAAACCCCCACCAGATAGGGGACTTGGATGCAGGCCCAACTGTTCTGTGCTTCCTCCTCCTATTCCCAGCAGAAGCCTGAGGGCAGAGGGCGACCTCAGGGACAGACAGCACTGCACACAGGTGCTGGCCAGGgcaagagaggggaggaggaagaagcaggcGAGAGATGAGGCAGGCAAAAGTGGGTGGTGGAGAAGAGAAATGAGAGATTGAGAGGCGGATGACGGATAAAGGGAGGAAAGGCTTGAAGAGGAGAGAGTAGGAAGATGGGTGGAGGAAGATGAGGTAGGgaggagggatgtgtgtgtgcatgagaaggAAGGGGTGAAAGAAGTGTCATGGTGCAGTTAAAACCTCCCCTCCTTTCAGCTCTGATTAGTGGTTATTAATAGGAGAACTTTCATTTCCGCAAAAGAAGAGTCCAGAAATGTCCCCCCAGGTCTTCCCACCAATAAGGGAATATACAATCATATTGACTCTCAACAACAAAAGGCAATAAGAGATGATCATAGGGATCCAAAGACCATTTCAGCATGAACAAAGCCATCACGGGCCACGTTAAGAAAAATCCAAATCTTGGTATCATGGTaaaagtaaatgacagcagataaaaaccaacgGAGCCATCCATTCTGCTCAGACTGAGACACTTCTCTCTCTGGTTTTCTGCCACTTGGGTAGCTGAGCACTCAAATCCCCATTGCCTAAATCAACACCAGCTACCTCCCCCCTTGCCCCCCATCCAACCTCTCAATCCATCATCCTCCACAACTGTCCCAAGTATAATATATCCCTTTCTTCCAACTCTTCTACCTGTCGCGCCCCAATTCCTCTCTGTGGCAGTTTTAGCAGTTGCTGTCTCGGCCAGTAGGCTCTTCAAGTCATCAgccaccctctcagtaaagaaatattttctcatgtttcctctACACTTTCCTCCCTACcacttcatatcatgactcctgATTCCTTAATTTTTTTCAGCTTTGGAAGATTTATCTTCCCCTACTTTATCGAAGCCtgtcaaatattaaaaaatatgtttatttcccgttttttttttttccctctgagtACATTTTAAGAGGCTGAGGCTTTTGTCCCAGGCCTTCCACCATCTTAGTAGACCTTTTCTGAACTGTCTTCACCCTCTGAATGTATCTGCATTGGCAAGGCCTCCAGAACCAAACACTGCTCAGTGTGAGAGTCTTACTAGTGACCTAATGGTACCTATTTATGCAACCAAGCATACTGTTAGCTTTTACAGTTGTTTTATTGCATTGATTGGCCTCATTGAAGTAATCTAAGATGACTATTCATAGATCTTTCTTGTTTGACAACGTGTATTTCTTGAGCTTCTAATTAATCCATGGCTAATGGACTTTTATGTCCCAAATACATTAACTTTACACTGTTTCATATTGAAATTCATTTTCCAAATTCGTGATTATTGTCTCACTTTTTTCCATTGTGTCCACTCTATTGTAAGTGAGCATCAAATTTGTCTGGCAAGGTCTTCCCCTTCTCCACTTGCTTCAAGGTGCTATAATATCTTTTTCCTCATCAACGTTTCCGTTATTTTGCCTACTTCTGACATAAAACTCACTGGCCTGCAGTTGCCCATCTCCTTCCCATTCCCACTCTCTTGCAGTCACTCAGTGCCTGCCCTGTATTCAAGGAGAAGTTAAACGGCCCCACAAGGGGTGCCAGCAATGCATTCTGGAGCTCATTCAGTATTCTTGGGTCTGCACCATCGGGTCTCATGGCCTTATCCACCATTGTGTGAGTGCTTCAAATACCCCCTCCTCTGTAATTTTGGTTTATAACCATTTCACGTTTATCGGTGGCATTTCCCACTTTAGCTCCATCGCCTACCCCTTCTTTTGCAAATACCAAGCAGAAGGACTTACTGAAGGTTTCTGTCACTTGCTGGTCCTCCTCATCACCATTCCCACATTCTCCCTTTGATTTTTCAAGGATTTAATCTTCTCTTGTTGGTGCTTGGGCAGGTTTCTCCTCCATATGGGGCCTTTTAACCACCCTCCCTGCCTccctttgttttccatttttcctCACTTggccgtttcctccttccactgggtGCCACCCTTATGCTTTGACCAGGATTTCTCCACCCTGAGTGTTGCTTCCACAGCCAATCCGCGAAGCGGAAGACTTGACTTGGTGATTGAACTGGCACTGCCACTGATCACTTGGCCtggcgcccccctcccccctttgttTTTCTTGATAATTTTGCTTGTTGTCCTCCGTCTGTGTGTATTGGTATTTTTTGGAATACTAACCTCTTTCTTAGAGAACCATAttgctctttttctctttttagcGTGAACTTGCTTTAGATAAAGACTTATTGCCTTCTGAGTGCTCCCTTTTATCACCAAccaaagttatttattttttatttattttctatcccacttttcaagcacttcaaagaggattacattcaggtactgaaggcatttccctgtccccagaggacaaGCTAggttttgtatctgaggcaatggagggtaaagtgacttgctcagggagcagcagcgggatttgaagaccttggctactcctccactctctaggctacttctccacaaTCTCTGTGCCTTTCAGCTCTTAAATTCCCAATAGGGCCTCCTCAACACTATGACTCATCCTCCTGAAGTCCAAATCTCTGTTCTTTGTATGATGCAAACCATACGGTTCAGTGGTCACTGGACCCAAAATCTTCCATTATCAGGAAGGCAGTCCTACTATCTCAATGTGTTAGTATTAGATCCAGTGTAGCCTCCCATCCTCTTTAGAGGAATGCCCTTGTGTGGATTTAGACTTAATCTGAGAAACAGATAATTCATCTATAGCCCCTctttccccctgccccctcccagcCATGCATACCTTGGGGCTCATTTGGTTCTGGTTTGGGGATAATGACTCCCTGCTTATTTCCTGCATGCCAGCCTTGCTCTGAAGGATTTTGTGGACAGCACATGGTCAAGGTAACAACTAGACCTGACCTTAGCCCTTTGCTGACCTCCTGTGCCGAGGGGGGAACTAGAGAGCAGCTCAGCAGTGCATGCTGGGAACTGGTTACCAAGATAACATCTCAGTGCAGTTCATGAAGATGTTCATGTTCTTGACAgcagaactgcagaaggactttgagGATGAGTTTACGGAGCTCACCAACTGGGAATCGGTGCCTGCAGTCCCAGGGAGCAGCCCTGTGTTTTAGCTTCCCCATCCAAGCAGGGAGAGGCAAAATGAGACTGAGGCTGGGCCAGGGGAGAGACAGAAAATGGCAGCCGGGATCCCAGAAGCTGTGAGAGACTGAACTGATCTCCTCCCCTGGCTGGGGAAACCGCCTGAGCTGCAGACTGGTCACAGGGGGCCTGCATCAGTCTTCATCCTCAGGCTGCCAAGCAGGAGCCAGCCCAAGCCTTGTCCTCACTGCAGAGGGAGAATCTCCCACAGGACTAAAAGCTCCAGGAACCTGGCTGTACCCTTTAGCTCCAGGCTCCCAAGAAAAGAGTCAGCCCAAGACCTGTCCTCACTGCAGAGACAGAGTGTCTCACGAGATTGTGAGATTTATTTTAATAAGATGTAGAAGCAATATTTCAAATATCATGACGTCTGCTTCCTGGATATTAAAGAGAACAAGTGCAGGGTGGGCTTTGTTCCTGAGTCAGCCCCCCTCTTAGACAGAGAGTTGGGTAATCTTCTGTGTTGTACTTTGGGTGGTCCTCAGTCTAAGATAGGACCCTCAGTGCCTGCTGAGGTGAAGAACCAGATTGACCTAGCTGAAGGAGGGCTTTACTTCCTcctacattatacatacattgaAATATAGAAAGTGATGGAAGATTTgcgggtgacacaaaattatgcagaatagttacatctcaagcggattgtgatgaattgcaggaggaccttgtgagattggaagactgggcttccaaaaggcagatgaaatttaatgtggataagtgcaaggtggtgcatataggggaaaaataaccctggctgtaagttacacgatgttaggttccatattaggagctaccacccaggaaaaagatctaggcatcatagtggataatactttgaaattgtcgactcagtgtgctgcagcagtcaaaaagcaaacagaatgttaggaattattaggaagggaatggttaatagaacggaaaatgtcataatgcctctatatcgctccatgatgagaccatactttgagtactgtgtacaattctgatcaccgcatctcaaaaaagatatagttgcactggagaaagtacagagaagggcaaccaaaatgataaaggggatggtacagctcccctatgaggaaaggctgaagaggttagggctgttcagtttggagaagaggcgacaGGGGGAataggatagaggtctacaaaatcatgaaaggacttgaacgggttaatgtaaattggttatttactatctcagataatagaatgaatagggagcactccatgatgttagcaagtggctcatttaaaacaaatgagagaaaatgttttcactcagcgcatagttaagctctggaattcattgccagaggatgtagttatggcagttagtgtaactgagtttaaaatgatttggataagttcatggaggaaaaatccataaactgctattaatcaataagaatagcagtttgagatctatttaatgtttgggtacttgccaggtacttgtagcctggattgtccactgttggacacaggatgctgggcttgatggacccttggtctgacccagcatggcatatctcaTAAGGACCACAAACcgtatctagtctgcccattcttCAGAGCATACTATAGAGCTCACCCAGCCTCAGGCTTTAGCATCACATCCTCACAATCGGAGATCTGCATCTCTCCCAGGCTCCCCTGAATTCTGAATCTTTTTGTTTCCACAATTTCTTGGGTGAGGCTGTTCCATCCCTCTAcaaccctttctatgaagaaatgtttctttttttttactcctgagTGTGCTGGTCTCCCTTTAAACCTTCTGGGAACATGAGCTAAGACGTAAAAAAACATCTTGACACCATAAGTCTAGATAGAAATACAGACATCTATTGCACCAGCCCCCATCTACAAAGGATTTGATAATAACAGTGCAGAATCGCGAACTGTGCACAAAGAAGTCCCAGTAACAGTggatgacggcagaagaaggcccAGTTATTCCTGATCGCACTGCAGATGATATGGCCCAGCTGCTGGCCATAGAGCGTGACCACTTGTAAGATGTCATCCCCCCTAATCCAGGAATGTTTTTGTCATCTTTGTTCTCTGCTATCTTAGGCAGATGAGTTCACATCCAGCACTCCTTTCTTCTCACGTCTTAACTGCAAAGCTTTTGGAATTGCCTAACTAGCCGCCCCTGCCAGCGTGACTGTGGCCCAGACGTGCAGCCTCCTGGACTGGGACTCGGCTGGCTGGGCGCCCGCATTTCCACGCAGACGTCTCGTTGCTGCTGTactttgcagcctgccagacggACCCGATGGCTTGCTTCATTTGTGCCATcaacagcctgccagacagatgtGGCCGCCTGCATCTCTGCCAGGGCTTCTGTTTATATTTCATGTTCAGTGCATTAGTACAACTATTAAAATATGAACTTCAGAGGATTAAAAGGGAAACAGAATGTATTCCTCTTCTGGCTCAGAATGAGCCACTACAAGACTGAATCggccattttgattttttttatctgctgtcatttactttgttactatatatagatatatatatatatatatagtcaattTCCCTCACTCCTCTGCCCcagcctccccccaaaaaaatgttatttgGTATTGGGATAAAGATTCATGTGCAAATGTTAACTCTGCTCCGATCAGTGAAGTTAAAGCTTTGCTCCCTGCCTCTCTCATTTAGGTGTTGGGATGCTGACAGATATTGACACAATGCTAagcaatactgaaaaaaaaaatcaatgttttacattgtaCAAGAAATGTATTAGAGGTTGTTTTTAATATCGTAGATTCTATGATGTGTGTACCTTAGAGATGAGTAATTTTCCATCATGATTTCTTCTGTTAAATTCACAGCGAGACTGGATTTTCTCTGGTTCATCTAATTGGGAAAGAGGCACTGAAGCCCAACATGGTTTTAACAAGGGTTCATCAGAGAAAAATAAGAAAGTGGAATTAAAGTTTCTGATAGTATGCTGGTTTGAAGGCTATTCTATTATCACAATCAGATTCTCTCCTGAATATGCTTTAATGAAACCCGTTCCTATGTTTCACAGCTGACATCTTCCACACATTGTGCTGATCTTTAACCAAATGTAAACACCCGGTCCCTCGGCCGGAGCTGTGAGCCGCATGCTGTGCGTCCTGTCCTGCTGAAAGAGCCGAAGTTCCGTGTAGAACCATGGGATCCTATGTTCCAGGCTACGCATGCATCTGTGTGGGAACGTGGATCCAAAGGGGGGTGAAAAATGCTTTTAGCAGGATCCCATTGCACCCTCTGAAATGTATGGAAAAGTTGGTATGGCTAGGAGAATGGGAGCGAGAGGTCGGGGTAGGACACAGATACAGCGACACGATGATCTCAGAAGCTGCCTCCTCGTTGGAAAGTAGATGGAAAAATGTCAACTCCAGCGGTGAGAGTTTGTgtttcctttcaaaaaaaaaaagggctttatTCTACACATTGGGGGTGGCAGTTCTgatcactgtcaggccgatacagtacggatgcgtaagaaaaagtgcggcagtgccgggcgcccgtgcgtttgacgcgcgcacattttggttcacaagccgctcgatgcagtattcaaattagacgcaaatgcaagtGGTGGCAAACGAGCGTCCAAAGCGCGCCTATGAAgcagtaggcgttcgcaatccattttactgtatagagtggtaTACAGCGCTCATACAGTAttcagggtgcgctggtacctgtcatttcaaatgtcattccagcaggtaagtggatggttcttttctacagaccctgcaTGGACACCGGGGCCTGAGCATCCGGACATCCTCTTGTAcggaggccacccccaaccttccatGTCCgggcgcccggccggacgtccaaggtcggggcttccattcatggaaGTTCCCGCCTCTATCCGGGTgcccatgatcggaggccccgctgccttccaatgtccatggcctctgccttgagtgcccggccggatgtccaaggtcgcggcttccgttcatggatgtTACCGCCTCTATCCGGGTGCCCATGATCAGAgtccccgctgccttccaacgtccatggctgcTGCCTGATGTGCCCGGCCGGACAtccaaggtcgcggcttccgttcatggacgttcctgcctctttccggacgtccatgacTGAAATGCCCCACTGCCTGTACGGACGTCTGTACTTCTGTCTGGTAgatttttccctttgtattccgtgtgctcctcttctgtctgaagctgactGAAcgccacactaacgccagggtcagggtaggcggtaaatattgaggttaaagacgtaaataagctggttaaaaacgtGATAATTtgggtgcacgttactgtattggggggaatagctaatccgatcattaacataacatatatacatgcggcgggcggaaatggatacgcgtctttttcggcaagcgctaaggatgcgtaaaagccgatacCGCGGGTCCGTCTTACGTgctcaaaacgtgcgtccaaagcgggttaaaaaacaGGCAAcggcggccgcgctttactgtatcggcctgccagtgggggaggggggaatcaatTGCGATCTTACCTCTCCCAAAAGCATACTATTGAGCCGAGAAAACTTTGCAACTATGTCAAGCATCGTTGGAAACACTTAGCTGGAAAaatctgttagaaacaggaacTGAACCGCTCACTGGATGTGCGGACTTTCTTTCTGATGATAATTATTTTGGGATTCTAAGCCCTCCTTTTCAAACCGATGCTCAAGGCTGTCTACATTGTCTATTTCGTTTCTGCAGGAGTCAGTGTAACTCTAGCCTGCGATCTCCCCGTTTTTCATTAAATGTACCGGtggtctgtgctctgcatgtgggCCCACGTTCAGGCATTGCCTAAAGTTGCTCTGCTGCAATTCTGCCAGCATCAGCCCTGGTGCCGAGGCAAGGGGTGGTCCCCTTTTGATTCTGGACAGCACAGTGGCTGTTTCTGCTTTTTTCCGTACTTCAGTTGGTTACCTGAGATTTGGTGTGGGTGTTATGCAGAAAGACCTCAATGTGAAGATACTTAACAAAGGCCTCAGCAGCCTCGGCGTGCAGTGTAATGAGACTGCACTAAAAATGTGCACGAAGGTTTTAGCGGACATTTTTTTTGATGACCATGCTAAAAAAGCATTACCTGTGTAATAAGGTAATAATAATATGCAGAGTGCacggtagttaaaaaaaaatgtgtgcactaaAGCAAAGAAACATGCTGCAAACAGTAGTCAACTTTAATTAAACTTACACCATaatcactgaaataaaaaaaaaaatcagaggctATCTGGTCTGGAATTAGATTGGGCCATGATCAGAATCTCTCAGCTCAGGGGTCTCAGGATAAAAGGCCCCTGACTCTGATCTCTTGGGCCCAGAGGGATTCAACTCAGGAATCCTGGATCTGTGGGCTCTCAACTTGAGAATTCCTGGTCAGTgagtgtatgattttttttagacTTCCATTTATTTTCAATggatacaagtgaaagttaaaaCTTTAAGTCACCTCAGACCCTGAAGTAAAAATTCAACATTAAAATCAATAGTTGAAGTACATCGggaagtaagagagagaggcCTAGTGTGCCTGTTGACAAATCCAGTCCTGCTTATGTATGTGCAAGTGCCTATGTGTGTGcacgcacgtgtgtgtgtgtgttgtgtgtgaacatgtgagGGAATGTTTGAGAGAGTGACCGTGTATGAGAGAGGATTCATTTTGTGTGGCTCCTCTCCCCCaaatccagaacaatctcagggcaaTTGGAAATCAAAGCATCCTagctatggagagcaggagattttttaatccttattagttttaattttggggtgttatttgatgtgtgtgctgtttcaaaatattttattgtgcttggg is from Rhinatrema bivittatum chromosome 2, aRhiBiv1.1, whole genome shotgun sequence and encodes:
- the LOC115083745 gene encoding zinc finger protein 260-like, producing the protein MPAGASAQVPVTFEDIAVYFSQKEWEDLEEQQKELYKEVMKENYQTLSSLGTGSPTVTPEIISHIERGEEPYIRDEPGSEEGGTGKSSCSEIDELKRKHEEAYPEEPAKLLEVTKTALEEERGESDWGESSWDQCKPEERPRTPAGDSTENVTPCEQSASDVPHTTERERDQTLGEQYICNQCGKCYMDQRTPQLHQRLSIGQKSCTECQKSYSQVKHLTAQQKLHASQERAFLGPKYGKRFLQKRNLVTHPREKLFVCAECGKGFSDKAYLSKHQKTHTGEKPFLCKECGKRFLQKRDLLIHERSHTGERPFPCNECGKRFLQKGVLITHQRIHTGEKPFTCNECGKRFHQKGGLVIHQRSHTGERPFPCNECGKRFLRKESLVIHQRTHTGERPYPCHKCGKQFHRKESLITHQTSHTGERPFGCNECGKSFSLKGYLIQHLRMHTGERPFSCAECGKSFRYTANLKMHQITHTGEKQFPCAECGKRFINKIKLVIHQRTHTGEKPFPCKECGKSFSMKEYLTQHLRLHTGERPFPCHECGKSFSEKRNLLHHLRMHTGERPFPCGECGKSFGDKRMLTKHQKTHTRERPHSCSECKRNFIQKRDLVIHQRTHTGERPFSCTDCEKRFSQKKSLIEHVRVHAGVRPFSCTECGKSYSHKKSFVVHKKSHTGERPYPCNECGKRFLQKGGLVMHQRIHTGERPFLCTQCGKSFILKRDLEMHQRTHTGERPFACTDCGKSFTRKGSLRTHQRIHCTKQTHLEAFPQERAQQSGVVLPLETVQAL